One Gardnerella vaginalis genomic window, CATATTGTCGTTCGTCATGTATGCAGCAGGGTAGTAGACGCGACCAACTTTGCCCTCTTTGCGAATCTCAATGCGAGAAGCAATCGGGTGAATCGAACTCGTGGAATGGTTGATGTACGAGATTGAGCCAGTTGGAGGAACAGCTTGCAAATACTCGTTGTAAATGCCATCGCTCAAAATCTCATCGCGCAAAGTCGCCCAGTCGTTTGCGTTTGGAATTGCAACGTTAAAACGAGCAAACAAATCGCGAACCTTTTGAGTTCTAGGCTCAAGCGAGCGGCTGCCATCTGTGTACTTATCGAAGTAGTTTCCTTGGCCTGCAGGCTTAGCGTAAGCGCTCGTCTTAAAGCTTGCAAAAGCGTGGCCGCGCTCTACAGCCAAAGCGTGAGAAGCCTTATAAGCGTGGTAGGCAACCGTCATAAAGTACATGTCTGTAAAGTCAAGAGCTTCTTCGCTTCCGTACTGCATGTGTTCGCGAGCAAGGAAACCGTGCAAATTCATTTGACCCAAGCCAATAGCGTGTCCTTCCGCGTTTCCGCGACGAATCGAAGGCACAGAATCAATCGAAGTGTGCTCGGAGACAGAAGTGAGCGCACGCACAGCCAAATCAACGCTTGCGCCTAAGTCACCATCCATCGCCTTAGCAATATTAAGAGAGCCAAGATTGCAAGAAATATCGCGGCCAACGTGACTATAAGACAAGTCGGCGTTATAAGTGCTTGCTTCTTGAGTTTGCAAAATCTCTGAGCACAAGTTGCTCATAGTAATGCGGCCCTCAATAGGATTCGTGCGATTAACAGTATCCTCAAACAAAATGTAAGGGTAGCCAGACTCAAACTGAATTTCCGCAAGAGTCATAAAGAATTCGCGAGCATCAATGTACTTCTTGTGAATACGAGGATTTGCAATCATCTCATCGTAATGCTCGGTAACAGAAATGTCTGCAAACGGCTTGCCATATTCGCGCTCAACGTCGTAAGGGCTAAACAAAGCCATCTTTTCCTTACGCTTAGCAAGCTCAAAAGTAATATCTGGAATCACAACACCCAAAGAAAGCGACTTAATACGAATCTTCTCGTCCGCGTTCTCGCGCTTAGTGTCAAGGAAACGCATAATATCTGGGTGGTGAGCGCTAATATACACGGCACCAGCGCCCTGACGAGCGCCAAGCTGATTAGCGTAAGAGAATGAATCTTCCAAAAGCTTCATAACAGGCACAACGCCACTCGACTGATTTTCGATGCGCTTAATAGGAGCGCCAAGTTCGCGCAAATTCGTAAGCAGAAGAGCCACGCCGCCGCCTCGCTTAGAAAGTTGCAAAGCAGAGTTAATTCCGCGCGCAATAGATTCCATGTTGTCTTCCAAACGAACAAGGAAGCAGCTCACAGCCTCTCCGCGCTGAGCTTTACCAAGATTCAAGAACGTTGGGGTTGCCGGCTGGAAGCGGCCTGCAAGCATCTCGTCTAAATAATTGAGCGCTGCTTTTTCATCGCCGTCTGCGAGTTCCAAAGCGACTGCAGCTGCGCGCTGAGCGAAGTTTTCCAAATACCGCTTGCCATCAAAAGTCTTCAAAGCGTAAGAAGTGTAGAACTTAAAAGCGCCCAAGAATGTGCCAAAAGTGTGGTGAGCGGCTTCTGCGTGCTCATAGAACTTATCTAGAAACTCGTCGCTATATTTGTGGAAAACGTTGCCGTTGTAGTAATAGTTGTCAATTAAATAATTCAAGCGCTCGCGAGTTGAATCAAACTTCATGCTGTGCTCTTGCACGTAACCCGAAACGTAAAGCTTCTCTGCTTCCTGATCTTTATCAAACTGAATGCCTTTTTCTGGGTCGAAAAGACCGAGCATAGCGTTAAGAACGTGGTAGTCGCGGCTGTTGCGAATGCGTTCTGCTGTGCTGCTAGCAATGCTGGCGTCGTCAGTGTGATCAAGATTAAGCGAAGTAGATTCGCTCATCGGATCCGTGCTATTCATGGGTTTTATTCCTTTCCTTGTGCGTTGTTTTTGCTTTTCAAACGCTGGTTGATTTTATTTGTCTTTGTTTGTTTATCTTTATTTATCTGCTTCTTTTAATTGCCTTAAAAATCTTGGTATTCCCTGCGCTACTTTTTCAATATCTTCTTGAGTTCCCGTGAGCTCAAACGAATACATATTTGGAATTGCGCATTTTCCTGCAATTTGACCGCCTGCAGCGCAATATGCGTCACCAAAATTCGTATTTCCAGAAGATATTACGCCGCGAATAAACGAACGATTTTCGCGATTGTTTAAGAATTTGCGCACTTGAATCGGTATCGCTTTCTTAATGTTTCCACCGCCGTAAGTTGGAACAATCAAAACATATGGTTCGCGAACGTGCAATTCTGGCTCTTTTGGACGAAGCGGTATGCGATACACGTTCACATTATTGCTTGGAAAGTCGCAATTTTTCACGAATCGTAGTGTGTTTTCGGAGACGGAAGAAAAATAGACTACAGCTCCGATTGATTCGCCTTGCGCGCGCGCTTCTGGCTCGCTTGGTTGTGACATATTTTCTTGATCACACATTTTTATGCTTCTTAATTGCTTTAATTGCTTTGATTGTTGATTGTTGGTTGCTTTAATTGTTTTCGTTTAGATTTTCGTCTTCTAGTTGACTTGCGATTTGCGCAATCAGGTCTGGACGGTATCCGCTCCAAGACGAATCTGGTGTAATCACAACTGGCGCCCGACGGTATCCTGCTGCGCGCAACTGGTCTAAAGTAGAAGGGCTTTGAGTTAAGTCTACTGTTTCAAAATTCACGCCGAGCTTAGTGAATTGACGCTTTGTGGCATCGCACTGTGGGCAATGTGGCTTGGTGAAAACTGTAATAGTCACGGTTCGTCTCCCTTCGTTATGTGGTGTTTAAGTTTTTTGCTTGATAATTATTTAAGTTTGTGCTTTTTAGCACGATTTAATAGTTTACTATCAGTTAACACTATTTATAGTGGTGTGTTGTATAGCTAATCACTATATTTAGTGTGTCCAAATTTTTGCGATTGCGCGTGTCTGTAAGATTTAAGCGGCATCTAAGACTTTTTAAATAGGTTTGAATAAAAGTAAAAATGTAATCTTTATCACAAAATCGCGATTCTTGTGTGATCTTTAAACATGTGCTTTATCTTGTGCATATAGGTCGATAAACTTAAAAAAGTGTGTTTTGATTGGTTAAGTGTTAAAGATAAAACAATCATAAAATAATAAAACGGTTATAAATATTACTGTTATAAATATTAAAAGATAGAGGTGCAAAATGGCGGAAACTCAAGCTAGAGCAAATATTGGTGTTGTTGGCTTGGCTGCAATGGGATCGAATTTAGCGCGAAATCTTGCGCATCACGGCAATACAGTTGCTGTTTATAATCGTCATTATTCGCGCACTGAAACTTTGATGAATGAGCATGGCAGTGAAGGTGCTTTTGTGCCTGCTAAAACTGTTGAAGAATTTGTGGCTTCGCTTAAGCGTCCACGCACAGCAATCATTATGGT contains:
- the nrdE gene encoding class 1b ribonucleoside-diphosphate reductase subunit alpha — translated: MNSTDPMSESTSLNLDHTDDASIASSTAERIRNSRDYHVLNAMLGLFDPEKGIQFDKDQEAEKLYVSGYVQEHSMKFDSTRERLNYLIDNYYYNGNVFHKYSDEFLDKFYEHAEAAHHTFGTFLGAFKFYTSYALKTFDGKRYLENFAQRAAAVALELADGDEKAALNYLDEMLAGRFQPATPTFLNLGKAQRGEAVSCFLVRLEDNMESIARGINSALQLSKRGGGVALLLTNLRELGAPIKRIENQSSGVVPVMKLLEDSFSYANQLGARQGAGAVYISAHHPDIMRFLDTKRENADEKIRIKSLSLGVVIPDITFELAKRKEKMALFSPYDVEREYGKPFADISVTEHYDEMIANPRIHKKYIDAREFFMTLAEIQFESGYPYILFEDTVNRTNPIEGRITMSNLCSEILQTQEASTYNADLSYSHVGRDISCNLGSLNIAKAMDGDLGASVDLAVRALTSVSEHTSIDSVPSIRRGNAEGHAIGLGQMNLHGFLAREHMQYGSEEALDFTDMYFMTVAYHAYKASHALAVERGHAFASFKTSAYAKPAGQGNYFDKYTDGSRSLEPRTQKVRDLFARFNVAIPNANDWATLRDEILSDGIYNEYLQAVPPTGSISYINHSTSSIHPIASRIEIRKEGKVGRVYYPAAYMTNDNMQYFKDAYEIGWKAIIDTYAEATQHVDQGLSLTLFFPDTTTTRDLNKAQIYAWRKGIKTLYYIRIRQKALEGTEIEGCVSCTL
- the nrdI gene encoding class Ib ribonucleoside-diphosphate reductase assembly flavoprotein NrdI, translated to MCDQENMSQPSEPEARAQGESIGAVVYFSSVSENTLRFVKNCDFPSNNVNVYRIPLRPKEPELHVREPYVLIVPTYGGGNIKKAIPIQVRKFLNNRENRSFIRGVISSGNTNFGDAYCAAGGQIAGKCAIPNMYSFELTGTQEDIEKVAQGIPRFLRQLKEADK
- a CDS encoding glutaredoxin family protein, with amino-acid sequence MTITVFTKPHCPQCDATKRQFTKLGVNFETVDLTQSPSTLDQLRAAGYRRAPVVITPDSSWSGYRPDLIAQIASQLEDENLNENN